One Nocardioides aromaticivorans genomic window carries:
- a CDS encoding glucosyl-3-phosphoglycerate synthase, translated as MGIRAAHWDDWSLEGLLGAKGTLGQRVSLVVPARNEAATVGAVVSRVREALMETVDLVDEIVVIDSDSVDDTYAVAESAGARVHRAAEIRPDLGSHPGKGEAMWKSLFVTTGDLVVFMDADLHDWDTHFVPGLLGPLLSDPAVQLVKGFYDRPGADGPLEGGRVTELVARPLIALLFPELGTLVQPLAGEWAVRRSWFAGLSVPTGYAVELAALVDTARAAGSSAIAQVDLGVRAHRHQALRDLGGMATQIIAAALGRSGVDGLDQEAVLRQYLRGLEPVEHVVPTLERPPAEAYL; from the coding sequence ATGGGGATCCGCGCCGCCCACTGGGACGACTGGAGCCTCGAGGGCCTGCTGGGGGCCAAGGGGACGCTGGGGCAGCGGGTCAGCCTGGTCGTCCCCGCGCGCAACGAGGCGGCCACCGTCGGGGCGGTCGTGAGCCGGGTCCGTGAGGCGCTGATGGAGACCGTCGACCTCGTCGACGAGATCGTCGTCATCGACAGCGACTCGGTCGACGACACCTATGCCGTGGCCGAGTCGGCAGGCGCGCGCGTCCACCGGGCCGCCGAGATCCGGCCGGACCTCGGCAGCCACCCCGGCAAGGGCGAGGCGATGTGGAAGTCGCTCTTCGTGACGACCGGCGACCTCGTGGTCTTCATGGACGCCGACCTCCACGACTGGGACACCCACTTCGTGCCCGGCCTGCTCGGCCCGCTGCTGTCGGACCCGGCGGTCCAGCTGGTCAAGGGCTTCTACGACCGGCCCGGCGCCGACGGGCCGCTCGAGGGCGGCCGCGTCACCGAGCTCGTCGCGCGCCCGCTCATCGCCCTGCTGTTCCCCGAGCTCGGCACCCTGGTGCAGCCGCTGGCGGGCGAGTGGGCCGTGCGCCGGTCGTGGTTCGCGGGGCTGTCGGTCCCGACCGGGTACGCCGTCGAGCTGGCCGCGCTGGTCGACACCGCCCGCGCCGCCGGGTCGTCCGCGATCGCCCAGGTCGACCTCGGGGTCCGCGCCCACCGGCACCAGGCGCTGCGCGACCTCGGCGGCATGGCCACCCAGATCATCGCGGCCGCCCTGGGCCGCTCCGGCGTGGACGGGCTCGACCAGGAGGCGGTGCTGCGGCAGTACCTGCGCGGCCTGGAGCCGGTCGAGCACGTCGTACCCACCCTCGAACGACCGCCCGCGGAGGCCTACCTGTGA
- a CDS encoding TIGR03617 family F420-dependent LLM class oxidoreductase, giving the protein MLVDLQLDARPDRALARARELTAAGAAGLFTFEGPHDVFLPLAAIAGQVDADLMTNVAIAMPRSPMHLAHTAWDLQLMSGGRFRLGLGSQVQPHIEKRYGARWSPPAARMREIVGAVRAILTAWQDGTRLDFRGEHTTHTLMPPTFVPGPNPFGPPPILLGALGPLMTRTAAEAADGLLVMPFHSHRHFHERTLPAVAEGLALTGRTADAFAVFPQAILAMGRTDEELATARAGVRALLAFYGSTPAYRPVLDVEGWGELQPELNRLSKTGDVASMVRLVDDTLLATIAVTGTPEECAAEISRRFGGVPGVAGRVCCYFPGHDPSADQVAELVAALADA; this is encoded by the coding sequence GTGCTCGTCGATCTCCAGCTCGATGCCCGCCCCGACCGTGCCCTGGCCCGGGCCCGGGAGCTGACCGCCGCCGGCGCGGCCGGGCTGTTCACCTTCGAGGGTCCGCACGACGTCTTCCTGCCGCTCGCCGCGATCGCCGGCCAGGTCGACGCGGACCTGATGACCAATGTCGCGATCGCGATGCCCCGCTCGCCGATGCACCTGGCCCACACCGCGTGGGACCTGCAGCTCATGAGCGGTGGACGGTTCCGCCTCGGCCTGGGCTCGCAGGTCCAGCCCCACATCGAGAAGAGGTACGGCGCCCGCTGGTCCCCGCCGGCCGCGCGGATGCGCGAGATCGTCGGTGCCGTGCGGGCGATCCTGACCGCGTGGCAGGACGGCACCCGCCTCGACTTCCGCGGCGAGCACACGACGCACACGCTGATGCCGCCGACCTTCGTCCCCGGCCCCAACCCCTTCGGCCCGCCGCCGATCCTGCTCGGCGCCCTGGGCCCGCTGATGACCCGGACCGCGGCCGAGGCCGCCGACGGCCTGCTGGTGATGCCCTTCCACTCCCACCGCCACTTCCACGAGCGGACGCTGCCCGCCGTCGCCGAGGGCCTCGCGCTGACGGGCCGCACGGCCGATGCCTTCGCCGTGTTCCCCCAGGCGATCCTCGCGATGGGCCGCACCGACGAGGAGCTCGCCACCGCCCGCGCCGGCGTCCGGGCCCTGCTGGCGTTCTACGGATCCACGCCCGCCTACCGCCCCGTGCTCGACGTCGAAGGGTGGGGCGAGCTCCAGCCGGAGCTGAATCGCCTCTCGAAGACCGGCGACGTCGCCTCGATGGTGCGCCTGGTCGACGACACCCTGCTGGCCACGATCGCCGTCACCGGCACCCCCGAGGAGTGCGCGGCCGAGATCAGCCGGCGCTTCGGCGGCGTACCGGGGGTCGCGGGGCGGGTCTGCTGCTACTTCCCGGGCCACGACCCGTCGGCGGACCAGGTCGCCGAGCTGGTGGCCGCGCTCGCGGACGCCTGA
- the typA gene encoding translational GTPase TypA, with translation MSQTRRTDLRNVAIVAHVDHGKTTLVDAMLHQAGAFSAHEAEGVAERVMDSGDLEREKGITILAKNTAVHYRGPSAQELADGDMVINIIDTPGHADFGGEVERGLSMVDGIVLLVDASEGPLPQTRFVLRKALNADMPVILVVNKTDRGDARIDEVVDETYELFMDLLDDSHSQDALDFPVVFASGKAGIASLTKPDNGTLPEGTDLEPLFRTILETIPAPEYDDEAPLQAHVTNLDASPFLGRLALLRIKQGTLKKGQNVAWINREGVAKNVKITELLVTEGLERKPGESAGPGDIVAVAGIPDITIGETLADPENPVALPLIHVDEPAISMTIGTNTSPLVGKGGKGHKVTARLVKDRLDSELIGNVSLRVLPTERPDAWEVQGRGELALAILVEQMRREGYELTVGKPQVVTREIDGKLHEPFERLTIDAPEEFLGTITELLANRKGRMEGMTNHGTGWVRMEFVVPARGLIGFRTDFLTETRGTGIAHSISEGYFPFAGEIRSRQSGSLVADRAGAATAYAMTSLQERGVMFVEPSTEVYEGMIVGENSRADDMDVNITKEKQQTNIRSATSDNFEKLIPPRKLSLEQCLEFCREDECVEITPETVRIRKVVLDQNERAKMASRARKGTR, from the coding sequence GTGTCCCAGACTCGTCGCACCGATCTCCGCAACGTCGCCATCGTGGCCCACGTCGACCACGGCAAGACCACCCTCGTCGACGCGATGCTGCACCAGGCAGGCGCGTTCAGCGCCCATGAGGCCGAGGGCGTCGCCGAGCGCGTGATGGACTCCGGTGACCTCGAGCGCGAGAAGGGCATCACCATCCTCGCGAAGAACACCGCGGTCCACTACCGCGGTCCTTCGGCGCAGGAGCTGGCCGACGGCGACATGGTCATCAACATCATCGACACCCCCGGCCACGCCGACTTCGGTGGCGAGGTCGAGCGCGGCCTGTCGATGGTCGACGGCATCGTGCTCCTGGTCGACGCGTCCGAGGGGCCGCTCCCCCAGACCCGCTTCGTGCTGCGCAAGGCGCTCAACGCCGACATGCCGGTGATCCTCGTGGTCAACAAGACCGACCGGGGCGACGCCCGGATCGACGAGGTCGTCGACGAGACCTACGAGCTGTTCATGGACCTGCTCGACGACTCGCACAGCCAGGACGCGCTCGACTTCCCGGTCGTCTTCGCGTCGGGCAAGGCCGGCATCGCCTCGCTCACCAAGCCGGACAACGGCACCCTGCCCGAGGGCACCGACCTGGAGCCGCTGTTCCGCACCATCCTGGAGACCATCCCGGCGCCGGAGTACGACGACGAGGCCCCGCTCCAGGCCCACGTCACCAACCTCGACGCCTCCCCCTTCCTGGGTCGCCTCGCGCTGCTGCGCATCAAGCAGGGCACGCTCAAGAAGGGCCAGAACGTCGCGTGGATCAACCGCGAGGGCGTGGCGAAGAACGTCAAGATCACCGAGCTCCTCGTGACCGAGGGCCTCGAGCGCAAGCCAGGCGAGTCCGCCGGCCCCGGTGACATCGTCGCCGTCGCCGGCATCCCCGACATCACCATCGGCGAGACCCTCGCCGACCCGGAGAACCCGGTCGCGCTGCCGCTCATCCACGTCGACGAGCCGGCCATCTCGATGACCATCGGCACCAACACCTCCCCGCTCGTCGGCAAGGGCGGCAAGGGCCACAAGGTCACTGCGCGCCTGGTGAAGGACCGCCTCGACTCGGAGCTGATCGGCAACGTGTCGCTCCGCGTCCTGCCGACCGAGCGCCCGGACGCGTGGGAGGTCCAGGGCCGCGGCGAGCTCGCGCTGGCGATCCTCGTCGAGCAGATGCGCCGCGAGGGCTACGAGCTCACCGTCGGCAAGCCGCAGGTGGTCACCCGCGAGATCGACGGCAAGCTGCACGAGCCCTTCGAGCGCCTCACGATCGACGCGCCGGAGGAGTTCCTCGGCACGATCACCGAGCTGCTCGCCAACCGCAAGGGCCGCATGGAGGGCATGACCAACCACGGCACCGGCTGGGTGCGCATGGAGTTCGTCGTCCCGGCCCGCGGCCTCATCGGCTTCCGCACCGACTTCCTCACCGAGACCCGCGGCACGGGCATCGCGCACTCGATCTCCGAGGGCTACTTCCCCTTCGCCGGCGAGATCCGCTCGCGCCAGTCGGGCTCGCTCGTCGCCGACCGTGCGGGCGCGGCGACGGCGTACGCCATGACCTCGCTGCAGGAGCGCGGCGTGATGTTCGTCGAGCCGTCGACCGAGGTCTACGAGGGCATGATCGTCGGCGAGAACTCCCGCGCCGACGACATGGACGTCAACATCACCAAGGAGAAGCAGCAGACCAACATCCGGTCCGCCACCTCCGACAACTTCGAGAAGCTCATCCCGCCGCGCAAGCTCTCGCTCGAGCAGTGCCTGGAGTTCTGCCGCGAGGACGAGTGCGTCGAGATCACCCCGGAGACGGTGCGCATCCGCAAGGTCGTCCTCGACCAGAACGAGCGCGCCAAGATGGCGAGCCGGGCCCGCAAGGGCACCCGCTGA
- a CDS encoding enoyl-CoA hydratase-related protein: MTADDLLIDRDRLGPGVLEVTFNRPERRNAFTKAMYGELRQLWEQTAEDRSVGVVVLRGAGGKAFAAGNEISDFLEADAVDYENWIREMFDRLWALPQVTIAAVDGVCVGGGLAVATHCDLRVATAASRFGYPIARTLGNALSGTVLYRCQAIFGESLTREMLLASRLVSADRAYAAGAITASVADAAALDAEVADLAAGIAQASRVTIETTKHQLLARSRPAEASIEGEEALLREVYTGPDFNEGVRAFLAKEKPAFRR, from the coding sequence GTGACCGCTGACGACCTGCTCATCGACCGCGACCGCCTCGGCCCCGGCGTGCTCGAGGTGACCTTCAACCGCCCCGAGCGCCGCAACGCGTTCACCAAGGCGATGTACGGCGAGCTGCGCCAGCTCTGGGAGCAGACCGCCGAGGACCGCTCCGTCGGCGTCGTCGTGCTGCGCGGCGCGGGCGGGAAGGCGTTCGCCGCCGGCAACGAGATCAGCGACTTCCTCGAGGCCGACGCCGTCGACTACGAGAACTGGATCCGCGAGATGTTCGACCGCCTGTGGGCCCTGCCCCAGGTCACCATCGCGGCCGTCGACGGGGTCTGCGTCGGCGGCGGCCTCGCCGTCGCCACGCACTGCGACCTCCGCGTCGCCACCGCGGCCTCGCGGTTCGGCTACCCGATCGCCCGCACCCTCGGCAACGCCCTCTCCGGCACCGTCCTCTACCGCTGCCAGGCGATCTTCGGGGAGTCGTTGACCCGCGAGATGCTGCTGGCCTCCCGGCTCGTCTCCGCCGACCGTGCGTACGCCGCCGGCGCGATCACGGCTTCGGTCGCCGACGCCGCCGCCCTGGACGCCGAGGTCGCCGACCTCGCCGCCGGCATCGCGCAGGCGTCGCGGGTGACGATCGAGACCACCAAGCACCAGCTGCTCGCCCGCTCCCGCCCGGCCGAGGCGTCGATCGAGGGCGAGGAGGCGCTGCTGCGGGAGGTCTACACCGGACCGGACTTCAACGAGGGCGTGCGGGCGTTCCTCGCCAAGGAGAAGCCGGCCTTCCGCCGCTGA
- a CDS encoding endonuclease domain-containing protein: MSRNADPTRVVLAAGGICDAATLRAACSARGIRRALDAGEIVSLRRGRYGVKGITDADRLSVELTATVTGLSAALAWGWEVKRPPALPDLTLLRGRKVTAEQRRRATLHWWDRRPDDVVTDARGVQVTGRLSTVTTCLRTLPFDEALCVADSALRGGMRRADVVAALERGPRTGRTAALRVAGLADRRAANPFESCLRAVCLDVRGLTVRPQVQIGPYRVDLADVGLRIVVEADSRTWHAGPDEHDADIRRYTTLVRQGWVVVRFSYSDVMDEPGYVAAVLRDVVAMAAAGRRAA; the protein is encoded by the coding sequence ATGTCCCGCAACGCCGACCCGACTCGCGTGGTCCTGGCCGCGGGCGGGATCTGCGACGCCGCGACATTGCGGGCCGCCTGCTCGGCGCGCGGCATCCGGAGGGCGCTCGACGCCGGCGAGATCGTCTCCCTGCGCCGCGGGAGGTACGGCGTCAAGGGCATCACCGACGCCGATCGCCTCTCCGTCGAGCTGACCGCCACGGTCACCGGGCTGAGCGCGGCGCTCGCGTGGGGGTGGGAGGTGAAGCGGCCCCCCGCCCTGCCGGACCTCACCCTGCTGCGCGGCCGGAAGGTCACCGCGGAGCAGCGCCGCCGGGCAACGCTCCACTGGTGGGACCGCCGCCCCGACGACGTGGTCACCGACGCCCGGGGGGTCCAGGTCACCGGTCGCCTCTCGACGGTGACGACATGCCTGCGCACGCTGCCCTTCGACGAAGCGCTCTGCGTCGCGGACTCCGCCCTCCGTGGAGGCATGCGTCGCGCCGACGTGGTGGCCGCGCTGGAGCGTGGGCCGCGGACCGGGCGCACCGCCGCGCTCCGCGTCGCCGGGTTGGCGGACCGCCGTGCTGCGAACCCGTTCGAGTCCTGCCTTCGTGCGGTCTGCCTCGACGTCCGCGGGCTGACCGTGCGCCCGCAGGTGCAGATCGGGCCCTACCGCGTCGACCTCGCCGACGTCGGCCTGCGCATCGTGGTCGAGGCCGACTCGCGCACCTGGCATGCCGGTCCCGACGAGCACGACGCAGACATCCGCCGCTACACCACGCTCGTGCGCCAGGGCTGGGTGGTCGTCCGGTTCAGCTACAGCGACGTCATGGACGAACCGGGGTACGTCGCCGCGGTGCTCCGTGACGTCGTGGCGATGGCCGCGGCGGGTCGACGAGCCGCCTGA
- a CDS encoding aspartate/glutamate racemase family protein, producing the protein MQTIGLVGGMSWESSAAYYEALNRGVEERLGGFHSAKTVMASVDFAEVTALQEAEDWDGVAAILRDAAVSVERAGADFLMLCTTTFHRVAEQVQDAVSIPLLHLGDVVAEACKEQGVETVALLGTKFAMSRTFFTDRIASHGLGVLVPDAGHHDELNRIIYDELVHGKVIDDSRRSVVGMISELWDAGAGGVILGCSELELLIRQADSEIPVFPCTTLHVAAALDRALA; encoded by the coding sequence ATGCAGACCATCGGCCTCGTCGGCGGAATGTCCTGGGAGAGCAGTGCGGCCTACTACGAGGCGCTGAACCGCGGCGTCGAGGAACGGCTGGGCGGCTTCCACTCCGCGAAGACCGTGATGGCGTCGGTCGACTTCGCCGAGGTCACCGCGCTGCAGGAGGCAGAGGACTGGGACGGCGTCGCCGCGATCCTCCGCGACGCGGCGGTGTCCGTCGAGCGTGCCGGCGCCGACTTCCTGATGCTCTGCACCACCACCTTCCACCGCGTCGCCGAGCAGGTGCAGGACGCCGTCTCCATCCCGCTGCTGCACCTGGGCGACGTCGTCGCCGAGGCGTGCAAGGAGCAGGGCGTCGAGACGGTCGCGCTGCTCGGCACCAAGTTCGCGATGTCGCGGACCTTCTTCACCGACCGGATCGCCAGCCACGGCCTCGGCGTCCTCGTGCCGGACGCCGGCCACCACGACGAGCTCAACCGGATCATCTACGACGAGCTGGTCCACGGGAAGGTCATCGACGACTCGCGCCGCTCGGTCGTCGGCATGATCAGCGAGCTGTGGGACGCCGGTGCCGGTGGCGTGATCCTGGGCTGCTCCGAGCTCGAGCTGCTCATCCGGCAGGCCGACTCCGAGATCCCGGTTTTCCCTTGTACGACGCTGCACGTGGCGGCGGCGTTGGATCGTGCGTTGGCGTGA
- a CDS encoding rhomboid family intramembrane serine protease, whose amino-acid sequence MDLRTADKPAWQVAGVATVAFVVLLWAIEAIDVAASHRLDGWGIQPREAEGLPGILAAPLLHGGWGHLVANTVPALVLGFLTLATGIGRGLAATAVIWLLGGLAVWLVAGDHSVHIGASGLIFGWITYLAVQGFVDRKPSEIVIGLVVLVVYGSVLWGVLPGTPGVSWQGHLFGAVAGVVAAFAVSERGFSRSSRR is encoded by the coding sequence ATGGACCTCAGGACGGCCGACAAGCCGGCATGGCAGGTCGCCGGGGTGGCGACGGTGGCGTTCGTCGTACTCCTCTGGGCGATCGAGGCGATCGACGTCGCGGCGTCGCACCGGCTCGACGGGTGGGGGATCCAGCCGCGCGAGGCGGAGGGGTTGCCGGGCATCCTGGCCGCGCCGCTGCTGCACGGGGGCTGGGGGCACCTGGTCGCCAACACCGTGCCGGCGCTGGTGCTGGGTTTCCTGACCCTCGCCACCGGGATCGGCCGCGGGCTGGCGGCGACGGCGGTGATCTGGCTGCTCGGTGGCCTGGCCGTGTGGCTGGTCGCGGGCGACCACTCCGTGCACATCGGCGCCTCCGGCCTGATCTTCGGCTGGATCACCTACCTGGCGGTGCAGGGATTCGTGGACCGCAAGCCGTCGGAGATCGTGATCGGGCTGGTGGTGCTGGTCGTCTACGGCAGCGTGCTGTGGGGCGTCCTCCCGGGTACGCCGGGCGTCTCGTGGCAGGGCCACCTGTTCGGCGCGGTGGCCGGCGTGGTGGCGGCGTTCGCGGTCAGCGAGCGGGGCTTCTCGCGTTCCAGCCGGCGGTGA
- the folP gene encoding dihydropteroate synthase has product MRLGRQRFGDDEALMMAIVNRTPDSFFDKGATWAEDAAFARVAEVVAQGAEIVDIGGIKAAPGVEISPAEEKARVVDFVARVRSSYPELVISVDTWRAEVGAAVCAAGADVLNDAWGGADPELVDVAAEYDAAIICTHTGGVTPRTRPYRIDYDDVVASAITDTVAYAERALAAGVARESIVIDPAHDFGKNTFHSLEVTRRIGEMVATGWPVLVSLSNKDFVGETLGLEVGERLLGTLAATSVCALAGARIYRVHQVVETRQTVDMVWSIAGRRPPLRAIRGLQ; this is encoded by the coding sequence GTGAGACTCGGACGCCAGCGCTTCGGTGACGACGAGGCGTTGATGATGGCGATCGTCAACCGCACGCCCGACTCCTTCTTCGACAAGGGCGCGACCTGGGCCGAGGACGCCGCCTTCGCGCGCGTGGCCGAGGTGGTCGCGCAGGGCGCGGAGATCGTCGACATCGGCGGCATCAAGGCCGCGCCCGGCGTCGAGATCTCGCCCGCCGAGGAGAAGGCGCGGGTGGTCGACTTCGTCGCGCGGGTGCGGTCGTCGTACCCGGAGCTGGTGATCTCCGTCGACACCTGGCGCGCCGAGGTCGGCGCCGCCGTCTGTGCCGCCGGGGCCGACGTCCTCAACGACGCGTGGGGCGGCGCGGACCCCGAGCTCGTCGACGTCGCCGCGGAGTACGACGCCGCCATCATCTGCACCCACACCGGCGGGGTGACGCCGCGGACCCGGCCCTACCGCATCGACTACGACGACGTCGTCGCCTCCGCCATCACCGACACGGTGGCCTACGCGGAGCGGGCGCTGGCGGCCGGCGTCGCGCGGGAGTCGATCGTCATCGACCCGGCCCACGACTTCGGCAAGAACACCTTCCACTCGCTCGAGGTGACCCGCCGGATCGGGGAGATGGTCGCCACCGGCTGGCCGGTGCTCGTGTCGCTGTCCAACAAGGACTTCGTCGGCGAGACGCTCGGCCTGGAGGTCGGCGAGCGCCTGCTCGGGACCCTCGCCGCGACGTCGGTCTGCGCCCTCGCCGGCGCCCGGATCTACCGCGTCCACCAGGTCGTGGAGACCCGCCAGACCGTCGACATGGTGTGGTCGATCGCCGGCCGCCGCCCGCCACTGCGCGCGATCCGGGGGCTGCAGTGA
- a CDS encoding MFS transporter, with protein sequence MRPETEDRWLFATLAAISVVTAVVSSLGAPLVPSIATRYDVPLATAQWVLTSTLIAAAAATPAIGRWGSGRLRRPVVLGALGVVLAGAVLAALPLGMGALIAGRAGQGMGLAVAPLTLAVARDVWTGDRLVSRLSLLSIATVAGAGLGYPFTGLVAEHAGIAGAYGMGAALVAVTLGLAIRFLPRQADGEPQQVDLASVVLVAVGMVAVLLAVSQGEAWGWLSAPVVLLAAGGVVLLAGWVLRTRHLATHGGQPLVDLRLAGRPGVLGPNAVAFALAVGMYGLLTVVVLLVRADGSAGWGLDRGAAAAGLVLVPYAVLSVTGSRIALRVARRFGAHLLLPIGATVFASSMVLVALRHDTLPQALVAMAVGGLGSGFTFSSLPMLIVPHVPREETGSAMAFNQLLRYLGFSVGSAVTVALLEVYGGHEAAFRATVLTMAGICFLAGAGVALGGRRTPARA encoded by the coding sequence GTGAGACCGGAGACCGAGGACCGCTGGCTGTTCGCGACCCTCGCGGCGATCAGCGTCGTCACGGCGGTGGTCAGCAGCCTCGGCGCACCGCTCGTCCCCAGCATCGCCACCCGGTACGACGTCCCGCTGGCCACCGCCCAGTGGGTGCTCACCTCCACCCTCATCGCAGCCGCGGCGGCCACGCCGGCGATCGGCCGCTGGGGCAGCGGCCGGCTCCGTCGCCCGGTCGTCCTCGGTGCGCTCGGCGTCGTGCTCGCGGGCGCGGTGCTGGCGGCGCTGCCGCTCGGCATGGGCGCGCTCATCGCCGGCCGGGCCGGACAGGGCATGGGCCTGGCCGTCGCACCGCTGACCCTCGCCGTCGCGCGCGACGTGTGGACCGGCGACCGGCTGGTCTCGCGGCTCTCGCTCCTCTCGATCGCGACCGTCGCGGGGGCCGGCCTCGGCTACCCGTTCACCGGCCTGGTCGCCGAGCACGCCGGCATCGCCGGCGCCTACGGCATGGGGGCGGCGCTGGTCGCCGTCACGCTCGGCCTCGCGATCCGCTTCCTGCCCCGTCAGGCGGACGGTGAGCCGCAGCAGGTCGACCTCGCCAGCGTGGTGCTCGTGGCGGTCGGGATGGTCGCCGTCCTGCTCGCCGTCAGCCAGGGCGAGGCGTGGGGCTGGCTGTCCGCGCCGGTGGTCCTGCTCGCCGCCGGCGGCGTCGTCCTCCTCGCCGGCTGGGTCCTGCGGACCCGCCACCTCGCCACCCACGGCGGCCAGCCGCTGGTGGACCTCCGGCTCGCCGGCCGGCCGGGCGTGCTCGGGCCCAATGCCGTCGCGTTCGCGCTCGCGGTCGGCATGTACGGGTTGCTGACGGTCGTCGTACTCCTCGTGCGGGCCGACGGCAGCGCCGGCTGGGGACTCGACCGGGGTGCCGCCGCCGCAGGTCTCGTCCTCGTCCCGTACGCCGTCCTCAGCGTCACCGGCAGCCGCATCGCGCTGCGCGTGGCCAGGAGGTTCGGCGCCCACCTGCTGCTCCCGATCGGCGCGACGGTGTTCGCGTCCTCGATGGTGCTGGTGGCGTTGCGCCACGACACGCTGCCGCAGGCGCTCGTCGCGATGGCGGTCGGCGGGCTCGGCAGCGGCTTCACCTTCTCCTCGCTGCCGATGCTGATCGTGCCCCACGTGCCGCGTGAGGAGACCGGCAGCGCGATGGCCTTCAACCAGCTGCTGCGCTATCTCGGCTTCTCGGTCGGCTCCGCCGTCACCGTCGCCCTGCTCGAGGTGTACGGCGGCCACGAGGCCGCGTTCCGCGCCACGGTCCTGACCATGGCCGGGATCTGCTTCCTCGCCGGTGCGGGCGTCGCCCTCGGCGGGCGACGGACTCCGGCGCGCGCCTGA
- a CDS encoding MFS transporter yields the protein MSAPAPTGTPRTDTATGAAGSSANRWPVLLCWLAVALDGYDLVVLGAVIPTLDKTGALGFTAASLTTAATIGLVGVGIGAVAIGPLADRFGRRITLISSILLFSLLTLAIAAAPSMEVFIALRFLAGLGLGACLPTALAFMSEHAGDRRSGSAMTRMMTGYHVGAVLTALLALWAIPRLGWEAMFVVGGLAGLAVVPLMWAKLPESHAFVAASKVERARPVEVVRGRFLLISLGLWVASFMGLLLVYGLNTWLPKIMSEAGYSLEGGIGLLLTLNVGAVIGLYAAGRIADARGNKSTVLLWFAVAGVMLALLSIRIDSTVVVYAAVLLTGVFVFSAQVLVYAFVGHLYPARVRGTALGMAAGVGRVGAIVGPSLGGALVTAGIAYPWGFYAFTVAAALAFLALLTVPAHAPADAGSSASRG from the coding sequence TTGTCCGCACCCGCCCCCACCGGGACCCCACGCACCGACACCGCGACCGGCGCCGCCGGCAGCAGCGCCAACCGGTGGCCCGTCCTGCTGTGCTGGCTCGCCGTCGCCCTCGACGGCTACGACCTGGTCGTCCTCGGCGCGGTCATCCCGACGCTCGACAAGACCGGCGCCCTCGGCTTCACCGCCGCGTCGCTGACGACGGCCGCCACGATCGGCCTCGTGGGGGTCGGCATCGGCGCCGTGGCCATCGGCCCGCTCGCCGACCGCTTCGGCCGTCGGATCACGCTGATCTCCAGCATCCTGCTGTTCTCGCTGCTGACCCTCGCCATCGCCGCCGCGCCGTCGATGGAGGTCTTCATCGCGCTGCGCTTCCTCGCCGGCCTCGGGCTCGGCGCGTGCCTTCCCACGGCGCTGGCCTTCATGAGCGAGCACGCGGGCGACCGTCGCTCCGGCTCCGCGATGACCCGGATGATGACCGGCTACCACGTCGGCGCCGTGCTGACGGCGCTCCTCGCGCTGTGGGCGATCCCGCGGCTGGGCTGGGAGGCGATGTTCGTCGTCGGCGGCCTGGCCGGCCTCGCCGTCGTACCCCTCATGTGGGCGAAGCTGCCCGAGTCGCACGCCTTCGTGGCCGCCAGCAAGGTCGAAAGGGCCCGTCCCGTCGAGGTCGTCCGCGGCCGCTTCCTGCTGATCAGCCTCGGCCTCTGGGTCGCCTCGTTCATGGGCCTGCTGCTCGTCTACGGCCTCAACACCTGGCTGCCGAAGATCATGTCGGAGGCCGGCTACTCCCTCGAGGGCGGCATCGGTCTGCTCCTCACCCTCAACGTGGGTGCCGTGATCGGCCTGTACGCCGCCGGCCGGATCGCCGACGCCCGCGGCAACAAGTCGACGGTGCTGCTGTGGTTCGCCGTCGCCGGCGTGATGCTCGCCCTGCTGTCCATCCGGATCGACAGCACCGTCGTCGTGTACGCCGCCGTCCTGCTCACCGGCGTCTTCGTGTTCAGCGCGCAGGTGCTCGTCTACGCCTTCGTCGGCCACCTCTACCCCGCCCGCGTCCGAGGGACCGCGCTCGGCATGGCCGCGGGGGTCGGCCGGGTCGGCGCGATCGTCGGCCCGTCGCTCGGCGGCGCGCTGGTGACGGCCGGCATCGCGTACCCGTGGGGCTTCTACGCCTTCACGGTGGCGGCCGCGCTCGCGTTCCTGGCCCTGCTGACGGTCCCCGCGCACGCTCCCGCGGATGCTGGGAGTAGCGCCTCGCGCGGATAG